The Bdellovibrionota bacterium genome includes a region encoding these proteins:
- a CDS encoding exopolysaccharide biosynthesis protein: MKKSPKHGDTDVKLSDDLQNLIHTAEKGPLTVANLIHEFGSRGNAFLTLILSCPFILPIPTLGLSAVLGVIIAFVSVFIVLDKEPVLPKKLANKILPGDHLAKFLSSSKKLIIKVEKLIKPRWQFIDNILPVRILSGIMMFLLTVLLALPLPPGTNTPPALGITLLSLALLQKDYLFFVLGFLTFLANCALFGLLFFTGAKGLEYIWDYFRL, from the coding sequence ATGAAAAAATCTCCAAAGCACGGTGACACTGATGTAAAGCTTTCCGATGATTTGCAGAATTTAATCCACACTGCAGAGAAAGGGCCTCTTACTGTCGCGAATCTCATTCATGAATTCGGATCCAGAGGAAATGCTTTTTTAACTTTAATTTTATCTTGTCCATTTATTTTGCCTATACCGACTCTGGGGCTTTCCGCAGTTCTTGGAGTGATTATCGCATTTGTTAGTGTTTTTATTGTACTTGATAAAGAGCCTGTACTACCCAAAAAATTAGCAAATAAGATTTTACCCGGCGATCACTTAGCAAAGTTCTTGTCGTCTTCTAAAAAATTAATCATTAAAGTAGAAAAATTGATCAAGCCTAGATGGCAATTCATCGACAACATTCTCCCTGTGAGAATTTTGAGCGGAATTATGATGTTTCTTCTTACTGTTTTATTGGCTCTGCCATTACCACCAGGAACAAATACTCCTCCCGCATTAGGCATCACACTTTTGTCATTAGCGCTTCTTCAAAAAGATTATTTGTTTTTTGTATTGGGATTTCTAACATTCCTTGCGAACTGTGCCCTCTTTGGTCTCCTATTTTTCACAGGAGCAAAAGGCCTAGAATACATATGGGATTACTTCCGCCTATAA
- a CDS encoding AarF/ABC1/UbiB kinase family protein has translation MLAKHGFQNVLEKAKLGRFLLEKFSSEEHLEKYTAAERLRMSFEELGPTFIKLGQLLSTRPDLIPSDFANELKKLQDHVQPVPYSEIEKILHTKFSKFEDVFLSIEQKPLATASIAQVHSARLKNGDDVVIKVQRPGILKLINDDLNVLYFIANLLENSVPELKVYNPTSIVDEFFKTMDLETNFLIEANNIVRFQKNFETDDTIKIPQVYFEHSNEQVIVMELIKGVTLSQPQSLKQEGVEPLEVVKKGMKIFFKMVFQDRFFHGDLHAGNIFILPNNKFGLVDFGVVGRLSVKTRDSIANMFIALAQEDYDALASEFVNLSQSTHLANSDVFAIELRDLIAPYFGLTFKNVNTGKLLMDAAALAGKHQIQVPSELMLFFKSIITVEGMGRDIVEDFDVLSQTLEIATEIIKAKYDPQRIMRDLTHVLKDSVTLFKDLPRQLSYSIKKKNMPNQAQLVKIEDLQEIKKTFEIASNLIFLGVVIGSLVLAGAIALDKQAVPLVFDMGLVSTVCFGTAIFLGLIAFYNFMKK, from the coding sequence GTGCTGGCAAAGCACGGCTTTCAAAACGTTCTGGAAAAGGCAAAACTAGGTAGATTCTTACTCGAGAAATTTTCTTCTGAAGAACACCTAGAAAAATACACTGCTGCCGAGCGCTTGAGAATGAGCTTTGAAGAGCTAGGGCCGACCTTTATCAAATTAGGTCAGCTCCTTTCGACTCGTCCCGATTTAATTCCTTCTGATTTTGCAAACGAGCTTAAAAAACTTCAAGATCACGTTCAGCCTGTACCCTATTCAGAGATCGAAAAAATTCTTCATACTAAATTTTCAAAATTTGAAGACGTATTTTTAAGTATCGAACAAAAACCACTCGCTACGGCAAGCATTGCGCAAGTTCACAGCGCAAGACTTAAAAATGGCGATGACGTTGTTATCAAAGTTCAACGTCCTGGAATTTTAAAACTCATCAACGATGATTTGAATGTACTTTACTTCATTGCAAATCTTTTGGAAAACTCTGTTCCGGAGCTTAAAGTTTATAATCCCACCTCGATTGTTGATGAATTCTTTAAGACCATGGATCTTGAAACAAACTTCCTTATCGAAGCCAATAACATCGTAAGATTCCAAAAGAACTTTGAAACTGACGATACCATAAAAATTCCTCAAGTGTACTTTGAACACTCCAATGAACAAGTGATTGTAATGGAGCTCATCAAAGGTGTTACACTTTCGCAACCCCAATCCCTCAAGCAAGAGGGCGTTGAACCTCTTGAGGTTGTGAAAAAAGGAATGAAGATTTTCTTTAAAATGGTTTTCCAAGATAGATTCTTCCACGGAGATCTGCATGCAGGAAATATTTTTATCCTTCCAAATAATAAATTTGGTTTAGTTGATTTCGGTGTAGTCGGAAGATTGAGTGTTAAGACCAGAGATTCTATCGCCAATATGTTTATCGCGCTTGCACAAGAAGATTATGATGCTTTAGCCTCTGAATTCGTAAATCTTTCTCAAAGCACTCACCTCGCAAACTCAGATGTATTTGCGATTGAACTGAGAGACCTTATCGCTCCTTACTTTGGATTAACTTTCAAGAACGTAAATACAGGAAAGCTTTTGATGGATGCAGCAGCGCTTGCGGGCAAACATCAGATTCAAGTTCCGAGTGAGCTTATGCTGTTCTTTAAATCCATCATTACAGTCGAGGGTATGGGAAGAGACATCGTTGAAGATTTCGATGTCCTGTCACAAACATTAGAGATCGCTACTGAAATCATCAAAGCCAAGTACGATCCTCAAAGAATTATGAGAGATCTTACACATGTATTAAAAGATTCAGTCACACTTTTTAAAGATCTTCCAAGACAGCTTTCGTATTCGATCAAAAAAAAGAATATGCCCAACCAAGCGCAGTTGGTGAAAATTGAAGATTTGCAGGAAATTAAGAAAACCTTTGAAATCGCATCGAATCTAATCTTTCTTGGTGTGGTTATCGGGAGCTTAGTCCTCGCAGGCGCAATTGCATTAGATAAACAAGCCGTACCTTTGGTTTTTGATATGGGTCTTGTGAGTACTGTTTGCTTTGGTACAGCAATATTCTTAGGGTTGATTGCATTTTATAATTTTATGAAAAAATAA